In Alloyangia pacifica, the following proteins share a genomic window:
- a CDS encoding TRAP transporter large permease yields the protein MDPVTIGILALVALLILIGLRVPIAASLILVSFLGIWAVAGLRPALSMLSTIPYTTSASWTLSSIPMFLLMGYIAYHSGLTRGLFEAARVWWGWLPGGLAIASLAGASGFAAVSGSSVACSAAIGRIAVPEMARQKYDLRIATGAVAAGGTIGALIPPSIILILFGIQAEISINDLFLGGLFVGLASLAFYICAVLIVWWRNPESLPRAEPYTMGDRWQKTAEIWPVLLLIGAVFGGLFTGFFTATEAGAFGSFVALLLGIARRSLSWADFKESLIDTLLSSGALFIIAIGANLFTRLVAMSGLSMQMGLFVEGLGLGTFALLLVIVVIYLILGMFLEPIGALLLTLPLFLPILAQHGVDKLWFGLLVAKLLEIGMITPPVGLNVFVIHSVARDYVRLEQVFAGIVPFILADLVLVGGMLALRGFF from the coding sequence ATGGATCCCGTCACCATCGGCATTCTGGCGCTCGTCGCCCTTCTCATCCTGATCGGCCTGCGCGTGCCCATCGCCGCCAGCCTGATCCTCGTTTCCTTCCTTGGCATCTGGGCCGTCGCGGGCCTCCGCCCGGCGCTGTCGATGCTCTCGACCATCCCCTACACCACGTCGGCGAGCTGGACGCTCAGCTCGATCCCGATGTTCCTGCTGATGGGCTATATCGCCTATCACTCCGGCCTCACGCGGGGCCTGTTCGAGGCGGCGCGGGTCTGGTGGGGCTGGTTGCCCGGCGGGCTTGCCATCGCCTCGCTGGCGGGCGCCTCGGGCTTTGCTGCGGTGTCGGGCTCGTCGGTTGCCTGTTCCGCCGCCATCGGCCGCATCGCGGTGCCCGAGATGGCGCGGCAGAAGTACGACTTGCGCATCGCCACCGGCGCCGTCGCGGCGGGCGGCACGATCGGTGCGCTGATCCCGCCCTCGATCATCCTGATCCTCTTCGGCATCCAGGCCGAAATCTCGATCAACGACCTCTTCCTCGGCGGGCTCTTTGTCGGCCTTGCCTCGCTGGCCTTCTACATCTGCGCCGTGCTGATCGTCTGGTGGCGCAATCCCGAAAGCCTGCCTCGCGCCGAGCCCTACACCATGGGCGACCGCTGGCAGAAGACCGCCGAGATCTGGCCCGTGCTGCTGCTCATTGGCGCGGTCTTCGGCGGGCTCTTCACCGGATTCTTCACCGCCACGGAAGCGGGCGCTTTCGGCAGCTTCGTCGCGCTGCTGCTCGGTATCGCCCGCCGCTCGCTGAGCTGGGCCGACTTCAAGGAAAGCCTGATCGACACGCTGCTTTCGTCGGGGGCGCTCTTCATCATCGCCATCGGCGCCAACCTCTTCACCCGGCTCGTCGCCATGTCCGGCCTGTCGATGCAGATGGGCCTGTTCGTCGAGGGGCTCGGCCTTGGCACCTTCGCGCTGCTGCTGGTGATCGTGGTGATCTACCTGATCCTCGGCATGTTCCTCGAGCCGATCGGGGCGCTGCTGCTGACCCTGCCGCTGTTCCTGCCGATCCTTGCACAGCACGGCGTCGACAAGCTGTGGTTCGGCCTGCTTGTCGCCAAGCTGCTGGAGATCGGGATGATCACGCCGCCCGTGGGGCTCAACGTCTTCGTCATCCATTCCGTCGCCCGCGACTACGTGCGGCTGGAGCAGGTCTTTGCGGGGATCGTGCCCTTCATCCTCGCCGACCTCGTGTTGGTCGGCGGCATGCTCGCCCTGCGCGGCTTCTTCTGA
- a CDS encoding TRAP transporter small permease: protein MLAPIETAVARISMILGGLVLLAMMLQVVVDVFMRAFLGAGFPATADLVGKYYMVAVSVLPLALTELKRRHIEATVFTQTLTGTPLKLVQLLGFGIFAAVLAVLTYGSCLEAMRQMSRGAYIEAGTLRFVTWPSYWILPISFGLALLIMAIRIYEVLTGRFGAHDHDPVGALEDTSNSGEDI, encoded by the coding sequence ATGCTTGCTCCGATTGAGACCGCCGTGGCGCGGATCAGTATGATATTGGGCGGCCTCGTGCTGCTGGCGATGATGCTGCAGGTCGTGGTGGACGTCTTCATGCGCGCCTTTCTCGGCGCCGGTTTCCCCGCCACCGCCGATCTCGTCGGCAAGTATTACATGGTCGCCGTCAGCGTCCTGCCGCTCGCGCTGACCGAGCTGAAGCGCCGCCACATCGAGGCGACGGTCTTCACCCAGACGCTGACCGGAACGCCGCTGAAGCTGGTGCAACTGCTCGGGTTCGGCATCTTCGCGGCGGTGCTGGCCGTGCTGACTTACGGCTCGTGTCTCGAGGCAATGCGCCAGATGTCGCGCGGCGCCTATATCGAGGCCGGCACGCTGCGCTTCGTCACCTGGCCGAGCTACTGGATCCTGCCCATTTCCTTCGGCCTCGCCCTGCTGATCATGGCCATCCGCATCTACGAGGTGCTGACCGGACGCTTCGGCGCGCATGACCATGATCCCGTCGGCGCCCTCGAAGACACGTCCAATTCCGGAGAGGACATCTGA
- a CDS encoding C4-dicarboxylate TRAP transporter substrate-binding protein, whose amino-acid sequence MKMHFAASLLACSISALAVSASADTIRATSGFGPNHAVAKDVYPTMFKKLEELTDGRWTGQDTPSGLVAPNEMSTGLRDGVTEFGALLMPYFVAEYPESVLVSELSMLGSSAAVVSSAVTEYIATCEPCQAEFTRNGQIYLGSDTTPLYDLLSTKPVKTLDDMKGLKVRSGSPFYAAFIESVGGAPVQMPSSELFESLSQGVIDATFSSPHEIIANRLGDVVDYVTEIEQGVFNGAAITTASTMLWDRMDADDRMALATAAQYGIATGMAAFDRQIEEVRAGDMVEFIEPDQSLIDARDSFNEERLANAASILEERGVSDAQTKIDRYMALIEKWEGLVTPGMSPEDLGALRTEEIWSKIDLTSYGS is encoded by the coding sequence ATGAAGATGCATTTTGCAGCGAGCCTGCTCGCCTGCTCGATTTCCGCGCTTGCCGTCAGCGCTTCGGCGGACACCATCCGCGCCACCAGCGGCTTCGGCCCCAACCACGCCGTCGCCAAGGACGTCTATCCGACGATGTTCAAAAAGCTCGAAGAGCTGACGGACGGGCGCTGGACAGGTCAGGACACGCCCTCGGGGCTGGTCGCGCCCAATGAGATGTCCACCGGCCTGCGCGACGGCGTGACCGAGTTCGGTGCGCTGCTCATGCCCTATTTCGTCGCCGAGTACCCCGAAAGCGTGCTCGTGTCGGAACTTTCGATGCTGGGCTCCAGCGCCGCGGTCGTCAGCTCTGCGGTGACCGAGTACATCGCCACCTGCGAGCCCTGCCAGGCCGAGTTCACCCGCAACGGGCAGATCTACCTCGGCTCGGACACCACGCCGCTCTATGACCTGCTGTCGACAAAGCCGGTGAAGACCTTGGACGACATGAAGGGCCTCAAGGTCCGTTCGGGGTCGCCCTTCTACGCGGCCTTCATCGAAAGTGTCGGCGGTGCACCGGTGCAGATGCCCTCGTCCGAGCTCTTCGAGAGCCTCAGCCAGGGCGTGATCGATGCGACCTTCTCTTCGCCGCACGAGATCATCGCCAACCGCCTCGGCGACGTCGTCGACTACGTGACCGAAATCGAGCAGGGCGTGTTCAACGGCGCCGCGATCACCACCGCGAGCACGATGCTCTGGGACCGCATGGATGCCGACGACCGCATGGCGCTGGCCACCGCGGCGCAATATGGCATCGCGACCGGCATGGCCGCCTTTGATCGGCAGATCGAGGAGGTCCGCGCCGGCGACATGGTCGAGTTCATCGAGCCCGACCAGAGCCTGATCGACGCCCGCGACAGCTTCAACGAGGAGCGCCTCGCAAATGCGGCCTCGATCCTCGAGGAGCGTGGCGTGAGCGACGCCCAGACGAAGATCGACCGCTACATGGCGCTTATCGAAAAGTGGGAAGGACTGGTCACCCCTGGCATGTCCCCCGAAGATCTGGGCGCGCTGCGCACCGAGGAAATCTGGTCGAAGATCGATCTGACCTCCTACGGCAGCTAA
- a CDS encoding MarR family winged helix-turn-helix transcriptional regulator → MPQTDDLSEDRGGPTVEDTVLGELIGYRLKRAYMQIQPEAQRALAEDDLRVVSFSCLSIIADNAGIVQSELADALQMERSNLVVIIDELEQRGLITRKKVPTDRRRYALAATLRGRRLRDRAAQKVRTAEDQIIGRLDEKDRAHLMAVLQRLEDTTR, encoded by the coding sequence ATGCCGCAGACTGACGACCTTTCCGAAGACCGTGGCGGGCCGACTGTGGAGGATACGGTGCTTGGCGAGCTGATCGGATACCGGCTGAAACGCGCCTACATGCAGATTCAGCCCGAGGCGCAGCGTGCGCTGGCCGAGGACGACCTGCGCGTGGTCAGCTTTTCGTGCCTGTCGATCATCGCCGACAACGCCGGGATCGTGCAGTCGGAGCTTGCGGACGCCTTGCAAATGGAGCGCTCGAACCTTGTCGTGATCATCGACGAGCTGGAACAGCGCGGCCTCATCACCCGCAAGAAGGTTCCCACCGACCGTCGGCGCTACGCGCTGGCGGCAACGCTGCGTGGACGCCGCCTGCGCGACCGTGCCGCTCAGAAGGTGAGAACGGCCGAGGACCAGATCATCGGCCGGCTCGACGAAAAGGACCGCGCGCACCTGATGGCCGTCTTGCAGCGGCTCGAGGACACCACGCGCTGA
- a CDS encoding FAD-dependent monooxygenase → MQFHLNGFRSGDPAVAPALPGADHKAQDVDVLIVGCGPAGLTLAAQLSAFPEITVRIAERKPGPLEVGQADGIACRSLEMFEAFGFAEKVMKEGYWVNEVAFWRPDTDGVLHRADRIQDVADDLSEMPHVILNQARVHDFYLEIMRNSPRRLTPDYNRELVALSKSDDADHPMQATFNRRDGKGTETIRARYVVGCDGARSTVRGAMGHALKGESARQLWGVMDVLPVTDFPDIRLKAAIQSEGQGSVLIIPREGGYMVRLYIELGELRGDERAADRDVSAELLIAKAQAILAPYTLEVKEVAWWSAYEIGQRVCDAFDDVPEDARGTRSPRVFIAGDACHTHSPKAGQGMNVSMADTFNLGWKLAAVLRGRAAPALLDTYSEERRAKAKELIDFDRDMARLFSAKPKDDAEAEQFQRYFTQHGRYTAGVETRYDASLITGGTEHQALAAGQVVGKRFHSAPVVRLADAKPMQLGHAFKADGRWRVLAFAPEGDSGQPGGAIAQFCDVLVPVIARFTPKGADPDSVIDLRAVFQTPHREMRLEALPPALLPKKGRHGLTDFGKAFCPAFNGPDIFDLRGIDRSRGALLVLRPDQYVAQVLPLDAEDEISIFFNGFLLPA, encoded by the coding sequence ATGCAGTTTCACCTGAACGGATTTCGCAGCGGGGATCCCGCCGTCGCCCCTGCCCTGCCCGGCGCAGATCACAAGGCGCAGGACGTCGATGTGCTGATTGTCGGCTGCGGCCCGGCGGGGCTGACGCTCGCCGCCCAGCTCTCGGCCTTTCCGGAGATCACAGTTCGCATCGCCGAGCGCAAACCCGGCCCGCTCGAGGTTGGACAGGCCGATGGCATCGCCTGCCGTTCGCTGGAGATGTTCGAGGCCTTTGGCTTTGCTGAAAAGGTCATGAAAGAGGGCTACTGGGTCAATGAGGTCGCCTTCTGGCGACCAGACACTGACGGCGTCCTGCACCGCGCCGACCGCATCCAGGATGTCGCGGATGATCTGTCCGAGATGCCGCATGTCATCCTCAACCAGGCGCGCGTGCATGATTTCTATCTGGAGATCATGCGCAATTCTCCACGCCGCCTGACACCGGACTACAACCGCGAGCTGGTGGCGCTGTCCAAGAGCGACGATGCCGACCACCCGATGCAGGCCACGTTCAACCGGCGCGACGGCAAGGGCACCGAGACCATCCGCGCCCGTTACGTCGTCGGCTGTGACGGCGCGCGCAGCACCGTACGCGGCGCGATGGGCCATGCGCTCAAGGGCGAGTCGGCGCGCCAGCTCTGGGGCGTGATGGATGTACTGCCGGTGACGGATTTCCCTGACATCCGGCTCAAGGCGGCGATCCAGTCCGAGGGTCAGGGCAGCGTGCTGATCATCCCGCGCGAAGGCGGCTACATGGTGCGCCTGTACATCGAATTGGGCGAGCTGCGCGGCGACGAACGCGCCGCCGACCGCGATGTGAGCGCCGAGCTGCTGATCGCCAAGGCGCAGGCGATTCTGGCCCCCTATACGCTCGAGGTAAAGGAAGTCGCCTGGTGGTCCGCGTACGAGATCGGCCAGCGGGTCTGCGATGCCTTCGACGACGTGCCCGAGGACGCGCGCGGCACCCGCAGCCCGCGCGTCTTCATCGCCGGGGACGCCTGCCACACCCACAGCCCCAAGGCCGGGCAAGGCATGAACGTCAGCATGGCCGATACGTTCAACCTCGGCTGGAAGCTCGCTGCCGTGCTGCGCGGACGCGCCGCCCCTGCCCTGCTCGACACCTACTCCGAAGAGCGCCGCGCCAAGGCCAAGGAGCTGATCGACTTCGACCGCGACATGGCGCGGCTGTTCAGCGCCAAGCCGAAGGACGATGCCGAGGCCGAGCAGTTCCAACGCTATTTCACGCAGCACGGGCGCTACACCGCCGGGGTCGAAACGCGCTACGATGCCTCGCTGATCACCGGCGGCACCGAGCACCAGGCACTGGCGGCAGGGCAAGTGGTCGGCAAGCGTTTCCATTCAGCGCCGGTGGTACGGCTGGCGGATGCGAAGCCGATGCAGCTCGGCCATGCCTTCAAGGCCGACGGACGCTGGCGGGTGCTGGCCTTCGCCCCCGAGGGAGACAGCGGCCAGCCGGGCGGCGCCATCGCTCAGTTCTGCGACGTGCTGGTGCCGGTGATCGCGCGATTTACGCCGAAGGGCGCGGATCCAGACAGCGTCATCGACCTGCGTGCGGTCTTCCAGACCCCGCACCGCGAGATGCGACTCGAGGCACTGCCCCCCGCGCTGCTGCCGAAGAAGGGCAGACATGGGCTGACCGACTTTGGAAAAGCCTTCTGCCCGGCGTTCAACGGCCCCGATATTTTCGACCTTCGCGGCATCGACAGGTCGCGCGGGGCGCTGCTTGTCCTGCGCCCGGACCAATATGTTGCGCAGGTTCTCCCACTCGACGCGGAGGATGAAATTTCTATTTTCTTCAATGGCTTTCTGCTCCCAGCTTAG
- a CDS encoding MarR family winged helix-turn-helix transcriptional regulator produces MTSRDDLNRMPGHLIRRLNQRSTAVFSERLKLAPVELTSVQYAALDVLAREPGIDQARLAALIAYDRATIGEVVKRLEKKELVARQVNEEDRRARSLRLTAAGETALAQVAPMVAALQAEILGNLDEDERTQFMELLRKAVEA; encoded by the coding sequence ATGACGTCACGGGACGATCTTAACAGGATGCCCGGCCACCTGATCCGCAGGCTGAACCAGCGCTCGACCGCAGTTTTCTCGGAGCGGTTGAAATTGGCACCTGTGGAGCTGACCTCGGTGCAATACGCCGCGCTCGACGTGCTGGCGCGCGAGCCGGGGATCGACCAGGCCCGGCTTGCAGCGCTCATCGCCTATGACCGGGCGACGATCGGCGAGGTGGTGAAGCGGCTCGAGAAAAAGGAGCTGGTGGCGCGGCAGGTGAACGAGGAGGATCGGCGCGCCCGCAGCCTGCGCCTGACCGCAGCGGGCGAGACCGCCCTCGCGCAGGTCGCCCCGATGGTCGCGGCGCTGCAGGCAGAGATACTTGGCAATCTCGATGAGGACGAAAGAACGCAGTTCATGGAGCTCCTGCGCAAGGCGGTGGAAGCCTGA
- a CDS encoding MBL fold metallo-hydrolase, with product MTPSPVVKSFWDEPTGSWQYVFHDPRTLKGAIVDPVLDFDPLAAATRTHSADAIIAYVREAGIEITHVLDTHPHADHFSAAPYIKSKIGGTTAIGEHVTKVQKLWQDIYNLPDLPTDGAQWDVLYADGDAFMVGDIPVQVIFSPGHTLASITYVAGDAAFVHDTFMMPDSGTSRADFPGGSSADLYESLMRILSLPDETRLYVGHDYAPDGREAQCCATVAEHKARNIHLKGAPTEAEYRAVRDKRDATLPLPKLMLAALQVNIRGGRLPEAEENGRSYLKIPLNHFEPR from the coding sequence ATGACCCCAAGCCCCGTCGTTAAGTCGTTCTGGGACGAGCCCACCGGCAGCTGGCAATACGTTTTCCATGACCCGCGGACCCTGAAGGGCGCCATCGTCGACCCGGTGCTGGACTTCGATCCGCTGGCCGCTGCGACGCGCACCCATAGCGCCGATGCGATCATTGCCTATGTGCGCGAGGCCGGGATCGAGATCACCCACGTCCTCGACACGCACCCCCACGCCGACCATTTCTCGGCCGCGCCCTACATCAAGTCAAAGATCGGCGGCACCACTGCCATTGGTGAGCACGTGACCAAGGTGCAGAAGCTCTGGCAGGACATCTACAACCTGCCCGACTTGCCGACCGACGGTGCGCAATGGGACGTGCTCTATGCTGACGGCGACGCGTTCATGGTCGGCGACATCCCGGTGCAGGTGATCTTCAGCCCTGGCCACACGCTGGCCTCGATCACCTATGTGGCGGGCGACGCGGCCTTCGTGCATGACACCTTCATGATGCCCGACAGCGGCACCTCGCGGGCGGACTTCCCGGGAGGCAGCTCGGCGGACCTCTACGAGAGCCTGATGAGGATCCTCTCCCTGCCGGACGAAACGCGGCTCTACGTCGGCCACGACTACGCCCCCGACGGCCGCGAGGCGCAATGCTGCGCCACGGTGGCAGAGCACAAGGCGCGCAACATCCATCTCAAAGGTGCCCCGACAGAGGCCGAGTACCGCGCGGTGCGCGACAAGCGCGACGCGACATTGCCGCTTCCCAAGCTGATGCTTGCGGCGCTGCAGGTGAACATCCGCGGCGGGCGCCTGCCCGAGGCCGAGGAGAACGGCCGCAGCTACCTCAAGATCCCGCTGAACCACTTCGAGCCGCGGTAA
- a CDS encoding flavin reductase family protein, with protein MDPNDFKSGMRRLAAGVSLVTCEAGNARHGLIATAVTSLSAEPPSLLICVNASASIHEHLSEARSFCVNVLSRGQQDVAMRFATPRDRETRFEMGEWSALETGAPALRGAQVSFDCRPAQKSSFGTHTIFIGEVVAVTDWGSPSDPLLYHDGKFAGLTGAEHA; from the coding sequence ATGGATCCCAACGATTTCAAATCCGGCATGCGCCGCCTTGCCGCCGGCGTTTCGCTGGTCACCTGCGAGGCAGGCAATGCGCGGCACGGGCTGATCGCCACCGCCGTCACCTCGCTCAGCGCCGAGCCGCCGAGCCTGCTGATCTGCGTCAACGCCTCGGCCTCGATCCACGAGCACCTGAGCGAGGCCCGGTCCTTCTGCGTCAACGTGCTGTCGCGCGGCCAGCAGGACGTCGCAATGCGCTTCGCCACCCCCAGGGACCGCGAGACCCGCTTCGAGATGGGCGAGTGGTCTGCGCTGGAAACCGGCGCCCCTGCCCTGCGCGGCGCACAGGTGAGCTTCGACTGCCGCCCGGCGCAGAAGAGCAGCTTCGGCACCCACACGATCTTCATCGGCGAGGTGGTCGCGGTCACCGATTGGGGCAGCCCCTCGGATCCGCTGCTCTACCACGACGGCAAGTTCGCGGGTCTTACCGGGGCTGAGCACGCCTGA
- a CDS encoding malonic semialdehyde reductase: protein MKDLLPNGALDAEALDTLFLEARSQNAWQDKDIPEEILEQLYDLVKMGPTSANCSPARFVFIRSREAKELLAPALSSGNRDKTLSAPVTVIVCQDMAFYDKLGELFPHVDAKPWFTGSEAMISETAFRNSSLQGGYLIMAARALGLDCGPMSGFDAKLVEQTFLAGTSWKVNFMVNLGYGDPSQVFGRLPRLKMEDACKLL, encoded by the coding sequence ATGAAAGACCTCCTCCCCAACGGCGCGCTCGACGCCGAGGCGCTCGACACGCTCTTCCTCGAGGCTCGCAGCCAGAACGCCTGGCAGGACAAGGACATCCCCGAGGAGATCCTCGAACAGCTCTATGATCTGGTAAAGATGGGCCCGACCTCGGCCAACTGTTCCCCCGCGCGCTTCGTCTTCATCCGCAGCCGGGAGGCCAAGGAACTGCTCGCCCCCGCCCTGTCGAGCGGCAACCGCGACAAGACCCTGTCGGCCCCGGTCACCGTCATCGTCTGTCAGGACATGGCGTTCTACGACAAGCTCGGGGAGCTCTTCCCGCATGTCGATGCGAAGCCCTGGTTCACCGGCTCCGAGGCAATGATCTCCGAGACTGCCTTCCGCAATTCCTCGCTTCAGGGCGGCTACCTGATCATGGCGGCCCGTGCGCTCGGTCTCGACTGCGGTCCGATGTCGGGCTTCGATGCCAAGCTGGTCGAGCAGACGTTCCTCGCCGGCACCAGTTGGAAAGTGAACTTCATGGTGAACCTCGGCTACGGTGATCCCTCGCAGGTCTTCGGCCGCCTGCCGCGCCTGAAGATGGAAGACGCCTGCAAGCTGCTCTGA